The proteins below are encoded in one region of Pangasianodon hypophthalmus isolate fPanHyp1 chromosome 6, fPanHyp1.pri, whole genome shotgun sequence:
- the pglyrp5 gene encoding peptidoglycan recognition protein 5: MTGAAEYSTVTVIPRSAWKAVDVQIRERLHKPADKLIIHHTAMGSCWNRTQSIAQLIHIQQIHIHERNFADIGYNFLVDQAGVMYEGRGWGIVGAHAKTHNHSSVGVAFMGNFNDESPSVQALSAVRALIQHGVAKGYLQPDFVILGHRDVADTQCPGEKLYSSLHTLKTPINHTF, translated from the exons atgacaGGAGCAGCTGAATACAGTACAG TGACGGTGATCCCTCGCAGTGCGTGGAAGGCAGTGGATGTTCAGATCAGAGAAAGATTACACAAACCTGCTGATAAGCTTATTATCCATCACACAGCAATGGGGAGCTGCTGGAATCGCACACAGAGCATCGCTCAACTAATACATATTCAGCAAATACACATCCACGAGCGCAACTTCGCAGACATCGGCTACAA CTTTTTGGTGGACCAGGCTGGTGTGATGTATGAAGGTCGTGGCTGGGGCATCGTAGGAGCACACGCGAAAACACATAACCATAGCTCTGTCGGTGTTGCTTTTATGGGCAACTTTAATG ATGAGTCGCCGAGCGTGCAGGCTCTGTCAGCCGTGCGTGCTTTGATCCAGCACGGAGTGGCCAAGGGATATTTACAGCCCGACTTTGTGATTTTGGGACACAGAGACGTTGCAGACACGCAGTGTCCAGGAGAGAAGTTgtattcctcactacacacactcaagaCACCAATAAACCACACATTCTGA
- the polr2i gene encoding DNA-directed RNA polymerase II subunit RPB9, translating to MRSIVAAVFTSAGAVVLSLFFAVLSSCNKVSMDLESGACEPGFVGIRFCQECNNMLYPKEDKENRILLYACRNCDYQQEADNSCIYVNKITHEVDELTQIIADVSQDPTLPRTEDHPCPKCGHKEAVFFQSHSMKAEDAMRLYYVCTAPHCGHRWTE from the exons ATGCGCAGTATTGTCGCGGCTGTTTTCACCAGCGCTGGTGCAGTGGTGTTGAGTCTTTTCTTCGCGGTATTATCCAGTTGCAATAAGGTGTCTATGGATTTGGAAAGCGGCGCGTGTGAGCCAGGCTTCGTCGGGATCAGGTTCTGTCAGGAATG TAACAACATGCTGTATCCAAAAGAGGACAAAGAGAACCGCATCCTCCTCTACGCT TGCAGGAACTGTGATTATCAGCAGGAAGCCGATAACAGCTGCATCTATGTGAACAAAATCACACACGAAGTTGA CGAGCTCACACAGATAATTGCTGATGTGTCTCAAGATCCAACACTGCCTCGTACCGAAGATCATCCATGCCCTAA ATGTGGCCACAAGGAGGCAGTGTTCTTCCAGTCACACAGCATGAAGGCTGAG gATGCAATGAGGCTGTACTACGTGTGTACGGCTCCACACTGTGGACACAGGTGGACAGAGTga